A genomic region of Dreissena polymorpha isolate Duluth1 chromosome 4, UMN_Dpol_1.0, whole genome shotgun sequence contains the following coding sequences:
- the LOC127877380 gene encoding probable UDP-sugar transporter protein SLC35A4: MDSGRRDVLPRHTQPTLAPRMSFMWVGMLLTGSWIYGSYSILVNLSQVNGQIPFSSAAVILMIELTKFLISFAMYMPEFRQSFRLPHVSVRTALSYSVPAVLYAFNNNIALYINEEMDPATFQVLSNLKIVTTALLYRVVIKRVISVPQWLAIFLLVLAGMCDGYGGLETKSKSGARTEVFITVQGLVMLLAYCSVSAVAAVYTEYILKKQLMTSLHVQNMVLYTYGCVLNITAILWQRQILNQGTKQGLFSGFSVYTWLIIITQAFSGLIMSVVFKHGSNLTRLFIISGAMLVSMVMSILILGTTLNVYFVIAAVLVTFAIYLYHQ, translated from the exons ATGGACAGCGGGAGGCGGGATGTCCTTCCTAGACACACCCAGCCCACCCTGGCCCCCAGGATGTCCTTCATGTGGGTGGGCATGTTGCTCACTGG GTCCTGGATCTATGGCTCCTACTCCATCTTGGTGAACCTCAGTCAGGTCAATGGACAGATTCCCTTCAGCTCGGCAGCAGTCATTCTAATGATTGAACTAACCAAG TTCTTGATATCATTTGCCATGTACATGCCTGAGTTCAGACAGAGTTTCAGACTTCCACATGTCTCTGTAAGGACAGCACTGTCATATTCTGTACCGGCTGTTCTCTACGCTTTCAACAACAACATTGCACTGTACATCAATGAGGAGATGGACCCGGCAACATTTCAG GTTTTGAGCAACCTTAAAATAGTGACAACTGCTTTGCTATATAGAGTTGTCATAAAAAG AGTTATTTCTGTTCCCCAATGGCTTGCTATATTCCTACTTGTGCTGGCAGGAATGTGTGATGG ATATGGTGGACTTGAGACTAAGTCCAAGTCGGGGGCTCGCACAGAGGTGTTTATCACAGTTCAAGGTCTGGTCATGTTGCTGGCATACTGCTCCGTGTCTGCAGTGGCGGCTGTGTACACCGAGTACATTCTGAAAAAGCAGCTCATG ACGTCACTCCATGTTCAGAACATGGTACTGTACACATATGGGTGTGTCCTCAACATTACTGCAATCCTCTGGCAGCGTCAGATCCTCAATCAGGGGACCAAGCAGGGACTGTTCTCAGGGTTCTCTGTCTACACCTGGCTGATCATAATCACGCAG GCTTTCAGCGGTCTGATTATGTCAGTGGTGTTCAAACATGGCAGCAACCTTACCCGCCTGTTCATCATATCGGGGGCGATGCTGGTTTCCATGGTTATGTCCATTCTAATTCTGGGAACCACACTAAATGTGTACTTTGTGATAGCCGCAGTATTAGTCACTTTCGCCATTTATCTTTATCATCAGTAA